Proteins encoded in a region of the Armatimonadota bacterium genome:
- a CDS encoding rRNA cytosine-C5-methyltransferase, with product MHGILYPMDLPELFLQRLSRIVPPERYEQCVRTFHGLPAVGARVNTLLVEREVVFCRLREAGFAVHPVAWYPDAFWIPSEQREALLASEWVQNALVYVQNLSSMIPPLVLAPQPGEEVLDLCAAPGGKTLQIAAMMRGEGNLVAVEAVRGRFFKMRENLQRHGASFVQTMQAEGEWLWKKWQSRFDAVLLDAPCSSEGRFRADDPAAFRYWSLKKIADMVRKQKSLIYSAVRCLKPGGRLVYCTCTFAPEENEGIIAHALKKFGEAIEVLPVPLEVEGMAPALGEWEGRVFPEAVRHARRILPSAQMEGFFVCLIRKREDADDTT from the coding sequence GTGCATGGTATACTCTATCCGATGGACCTACCCGAACTCTTTTTGCAACGGCTATCGCGAATCGTTCCGCCGGAGCGGTACGAGCAGTGTGTACGCACCTTCCACGGGCTGCCCGCCGTCGGGGCGAGGGTGAATACCCTGCTGGTAGAACGCGAGGTGGTGTTTTGCAGGTTGCGCGAAGCCGGATTTGCGGTGCACCCCGTAGCCTGGTATCCCGATGCCTTCTGGATACCTTCCGAGCAGCGTGAGGCGTTGCTGGCTTCGGAATGGGTGCAAAATGCGCTTGTATACGTGCAGAATCTCTCCAGCATGATACCACCGCTGGTACTGGCTCCACAGCCTGGCGAAGAGGTATTGGACCTGTGCGCTGCGCCCGGTGGCAAAACGCTGCAGATAGCGGCGATGATGCGGGGCGAAGGCAATCTGGTAGCGGTAGAGGCGGTACGCGGTCGGTTCTTCAAGATGCGCGAGAACCTGCAACGGCACGGCGCGAGCTTCGTGCAGACGATGCAGGCGGAGGGCGAATGGTTGTGGAAAAAGTGGCAGAGCCGATTCGACGCGGTGTTGCTGGACGCTCCCTGCTCTAGCGAGGGCAGGTTCCGCGCCGATGACCCCGCTGCCTTTCGCTACTGGAGCCTGAAGAAAATCGCCGACATGGTGCGCAAACAGAAATCGCTTATCTATTCGGCGGTACGATGCCTGAAGCCTGGCGGTAGGCTGGTGTACTGCACCTGCACTTTCGCACCGGAGGAAAACGAGGGGATTATCGCCCACGCGCTGAAAAAGTTCGGTGAGGCAATAGAGGTCTTGCCTGTTCCACTGGAGGTAGAGGGCATGGCTCCCGCGCTGGGTGAATGGGAAGGGCGTGTGTTCCCTGAAGCAGTTCGCCATGCACGGCGGATTTTGCCATCTGCGCAGATGGAGGGCTTCTTTGTGTGTTTGATACGTAAGAGGGAGGATGCCGATGACACCACGTGA
- the vapC gene encoding ribonuclease VapC: MKDAFVLDASITLSWAFEDEASAYADKVLESLSDTQAFVPAIWPLEVGNALLVAQRRGRVDDLHIERFLTLLQQLPITVSVVSATTVFDEVLRVARQHQLSTYDASYLQLAIQMRLPLATQDTPLRQAMQQCGVPIFLGEATLGKE; encoded by the coding sequence ATGAAAGATGCCTTTGTCCTGGATGCTTCGATAACCCTCTCGTGGGCATTCGAGGATGAAGCAAGTGCTTACGCAGACAAGGTCCTGGAGTCCTTGAGTGATACGCAAGCGTTCGTGCCCGCCATTTGGCCCCTCGAGGTGGGCAACGCTCTGTTGGTAGCTCAACGACGAGGCAGGGTAGACGATTTACACATCGAACGTTTTCTCACGCTGTTACAGCAGCTGCCCATCACTGTGAGTGTAGTATCTGCGACCACTGTGTTTGACGAGGTACTGCGAGTGGCGCGACAGCACCAGCTATCCACCTACGATGCCTCTTATCTTCAGCTGGCGATACAGATGAGGTTACCGCTCGCCACTCAAGACACCCCCCTGCGCCAAGCAATGCAGCAGTGCGGCGTACCGATTTTTCTGGGCGAAGCCACCCTTGGGAAAGAATAG
- a CDS encoding multidrug ABC transporter substrate-binding protein — protein MRGQLAWCDYLPVAWRALLDHRLRSLLTMLGVIMGVASVLLLISIVQGVKAEVTRQIEQFGANLLFVVSGRIDSSQPFNPMSVLGLSTLTREDIQAVERVSGVKRAVPIMFIAGGARHGDRWAATAIVLATESTWQQVRNTPLAEGRFFTPQEETERVCVLAHGVKQELFGDASAVGRRVVVNRVSFRVVGVLQHDESSGIFGNMGWDHLIFLPLTAAQQAMHSEQIHRIVVQAVPGVHPESLIGRVKTAIRQSHLGNEDFTVLTQKDLLKLIYTVLNLLQIALAGISSISLIVGGVGIMNIMLVSVTERTREIGIRKAVGARQRDIFWQFLTEAVILSLAGGVLGILVATVAVEVFCRTTVLKPQMTFGAIALAFGVSVLVGIVFGVAPAIRAARKEPIEALRYE, from the coding sequence ATGCGCGGTCAGCTAGCGTGGTGTGATTATTTGCCGGTAGCGTGGCGTGCGCTGCTGGACCATCGGCTGCGCTCCCTGCTCACGATGCTAGGGGTGATCATGGGCGTGGCGTCGGTGCTGCTGCTTATCTCCATCGTGCAGGGAGTGAAAGCGGAGGTTACCCGGCAGATAGAACAGTTTGGGGCGAATCTGCTGTTTGTGGTCTCCGGGCGCATCGACTCCTCGCAACCCTTCAACCCAATGAGCGTGCTGGGGCTGAGCACCCTCACCCGCGAAGACATACAGGCGGTGGAGCGCGTGTCCGGCGTGAAACGGGCGGTACCCATTATGTTCATCGCGGGTGGCGCACGCCATGGCGACCGCTGGGCGGCGACCGCCATCGTACTGGCGACCGAGTCCACATGGCAGCAGGTGCGCAACACGCCGCTGGCGGAGGGCAGGTTTTTTACCCCACAAGAAGAGACCGAGCGCGTGTGCGTGCTGGCGCATGGTGTGAAACAGGAGCTGTTCGGCGACGCCTCGGCGGTAGGGAGGCGTGTTGTGGTAAATCGAGTGTCGTTTCGGGTGGTGGGCGTGCTACAGCACGACGAATCGAGCGGCATCTTCGGCAATATGGGATGGGACCACCTCATTTTTCTGCCACTTACCGCCGCGCAGCAGGCGATGCACTCGGAGCAGATACACCGCATCGTGGTACAAGCGGTGCCTGGTGTGCATCCCGAAAGCCTGATCGGGCGGGTCAAAACCGCTATACGCCAAAGTCATCTGGGCAACGAAGATTTCACGGTGCTCACACAAAAAGACCTGCTGAAGCTCATCTACACGGTGCTGAACCTGTTGCAGATTGCGCTAGCAGGTATCAGCAGCATCTCGCTGATTGTGGGCGGTGTGGGCATCATGAACATCATGCTGGTCTCCGTCACCGAGCGCACGCGCGAAATCGGTATCCGCAAGGCAGTAGGGGCACGGCAGCGTGACATCTTCTGGCAGTTTCTAACCGAGGCGGTGATTCTGTCGCTCGCCGGCGGCGTGCTAGGCATCCTTGTGGCGACGGTGGCGGTGGAAGTGTTCTGCCGTACTACCGTGCTCAAGCCGCAGATGACGTTCGGGGCGATTGCTCTGGCATTCGGGGTGAGCGTGCTGGTGGGGATAGTGTTTGGCGTCGCACCCGCCATCCGCGCCGCGCGGAAGGAGCCGATAGAAGCGTTAAGGTATGAGTAA
- the gmk gene encoding guanylate kinase, giving the protein MAKLFVLSGPSGVGKDTLLQLLLRRVPDVVKCLTATTRPPREGEQHGVDYLFLSQEEFARWIAEDKFLEYARYNQAYYGTPRHLTEEWLAKGLDVILKIEVQGGLQVRRRVPDAVLIFVQPPSMEALRQRLMARGTDTPEQIEHRLRIAEQEMQAMPHYDYLVTNDDLEQAVDLLRCILLAERARIPKR; this is encoded by the coding sequence ATGGCTAAACTCTTCGTTCTGTCCGGTCCCAGCGGTGTAGGCAAAGACACCTTGCTGCAGCTTCTGCTTCGGCGGGTACCGGATGTCGTCAAGTGCCTGACCGCCACCACGCGCCCTCCGCGCGAAGGGGAACAGCACGGTGTGGACTATCTCTTCCTCTCGCAAGAGGAGTTTGCACGCTGGATTGCGGAAGACAAGTTTCTGGAGTACGCCCGCTATAACCAGGCATACTATGGGACACCTCGCCACCTGACGGAGGAGTGGCTGGCGAAGGGGCTGGATGTTATCCTGAAGATTGAAGTACAGGGTGGTTTGCAGGTACGCCGGCGCGTGCCCGATGCGGTGCTTATCTTTGTGCAGCCGCCCAGTATGGAGGCGTTGCGTCAGCGGTTAATGGCGCGTGGTACGGATACACCGGAGCAGATAGAACATCGATTGCGCATTGCCGAGCAGGAGATGCAAGCGATGCCACACTACGACTATCTGGTGACCAACGACGACCTGGAGCAGGCGGTAGACCTGTTGCGATGTATTCTTCTCGCCGAGCGCGCGCGCATCCCGAAGAGGTGA
- a CDS encoding glycosyl transferase group 1, whose translation MITVCPPHNWLPQELQRAGVHTLPLPMRGAGSVMTLRRLVRVVREQRIDIIHTHLTRAAYYGLLLGLVTRKPVVSTVHVFTSDPAYRWLSRLGNPLIAVSEAVRRWLIEYGVPASEVQTVYNATDFVSLNGENANAPLEVRDEFGLPPNSKLIGVFAKVTPIKGQDLLLEALPQVLRLHPSVHVLFVGSMEGDFARHTRQRAKELGLLPHVTFTGLRADVARLMQAVDVVTLPSRSETFGMAVLEAMALGKPVVATRVGGLPELVRDGETGMLVDLTAASLAHALNELLTSADLRHRLGQTARTFACQYYTPERMVSHIEAVYARVLTA comes from the coding sequence TACCCTACCGCTGCCGATGCGTGGCGCCGGCTCGGTGATGACGCTGCGGCGCCTTGTACGTGTGGTGCGTGAACAACGAATAGATATTATCCATACCCATCTCACCCGTGCTGCGTACTACGGTTTGCTGCTGGGATTGGTAACGCGCAAGCCGGTGGTCTCCACGGTTCATGTATTCACTTCTGACCCTGCATACCGCTGGCTATCGCGTTTGGGCAACCCGCTTATCGCCGTCTCGGAAGCGGTCAGACGCTGGCTTATCGAATACGGCGTGCCCGCCAGCGAGGTGCAGACCGTCTACAACGCTACCGATTTTGTTTCTCTGAACGGCGAAAACGCGAATGCGCCGCTGGAGGTGCGAGATGAGTTCGGTCTGCCTCCTAATAGCAAGCTCATCGGTGTTTTCGCTAAAGTGACCCCTATCAAGGGACAGGACCTGTTGCTGGAGGCATTGCCACAGGTGTTGCGCTTGCACCCCAGCGTGCATGTGCTCTTCGTCGGCAGTATGGAGGGTGACTTTGCCCGGCACACCCGACAGCGTGCGAAGGAGCTGGGACTGCTTCCTCACGTCACTTTTACCGGCTTGCGTGCCGACGTTGCTCGCCTGATGCAGGCGGTGGATGTGGTCACGCTGCCCTCACGTTCGGAGACCTTCGGGATGGCGGTACTGGAAGCGATGGCATTGGGCAAGCCCGTCGTTGCTACGCGGGTAGGAGGTCTGCCCGAACTGGTGCGTGATGGGGAAACGGGGATGCTGGTGGACCTCACCGCCGCCTCGCTGGCGCACGCGCTAAACGAACTGCTAACCAGTGCGGACCTGCGCCATCGCCTGGGACAAACCGCCCGCACATTCGCCTGCCAGTACTACACGCCGGAGCGCATGGTAAGCCACATCGAGGCGGTATATGCGCGAGTACTGACTGCCTGA
- a CDS encoding NADH-dependent dehydrogenase, which produces MHKLSRRRFLQDSLALLAVTALPAPVFASVKAARKQASPNDRIGAAVIGFNGQGKSHIRQLLAQPDVDLVALCDVDEAVWPVGLKIVEDAGRPKPKTYQDLRKLLEDKDVDVVTIATPNHWHALAAIWAMMAGKDVYVEKPTSHNVWEGRRTVQIARQLGRICQGGTQIRSAEGIRQAIQYLHEGNLGKIYLARGLCYKRRDSIGKVPGPQEPPATVDYDIWLGPAPKKPVMRQRFHYDWHWFWDYGNGDLGNQGVHQMDIARWGLNKHTLPNKVLGLGGRFGYVDDGETPNTELVFCDYGDCQLIFEVRGLETPDLKGVKVGNIFYGEKGIMVIPSYSQAIVFDNDGNKVTEFNAGGDHMRNFLDAVRSRKHTDLHADIEEGHLSSALCHLGNVSYRLGELVPFDAEKKAFGDNKEAYETFARFEEHLAANNIVLRETKYRLGRELRIDTEHETCGRDSRANRLLTREYRKPYVVPEKV; this is translated from the coding sequence ATGCATAAGCTCTCACGACGACGATTCTTACAGGACTCTCTGGCACTGCTGGCGGTCACTGCGTTGCCCGCTCCCGTTTTCGCTTCGGTCAAGGCGGCTCGTAAGCAAGCCAGCCCCAATGACCGCATCGGCGCGGCGGTCATCGGCTTCAACGGACAGGGCAAAAGCCACATCCGCCAGCTGCTTGCTCAGCCTGACGTAGACCTCGTGGCGCTGTGCGATGTGGACGAGGCGGTGTGGCCCGTTGGCTTGAAGATTGTGGAAGATGCGGGCAGACCCAAACCCAAAACCTATCAGGACCTCCGCAAGCTGCTGGAAGACAAAGATGTGGACGTGGTGACCATCGCCACGCCCAACCACTGGCACGCACTTGCCGCTATCTGGGCGATGATGGCGGGTAAGGACGTGTACGTGGAGAAACCCACCAGCCACAACGTGTGGGAGGGACGGCGTACGGTGCAAATCGCCCGCCAGCTGGGGCGCATCTGCCAGGGTGGTACGCAGATTCGCTCTGCCGAAGGCATCCGTCAGGCGATACAGTATCTACACGAGGGCAATCTGGGCAAGATATATCTGGCACGCGGACTATGCTACAAGCGACGCGACTCCATCGGCAAAGTGCCCGGTCCGCAGGAACCACCCGCTACAGTGGACTACGACATCTGGCTGGGACCCGCGCCCAAAAAGCCGGTGATGCGGCAGCGATTCCACTACGACTGGCACTGGTTCTGGGACTACGGCAACGGCGACCTGGGCAATCAGGGTGTGCACCAGATGGACATCGCCCGTTGGGGGCTGAACAAACACACCCTGCCGAACAAGGTGCTGGGCTTGGGGGGGCGTTTCGGCTATGTGGACGACGGCGAGACGCCTAACACTGAACTGGTCTTCTGCGACTATGGCGACTGCCAGCTCATCTTCGAGGTGCGTGGATTGGAAACGCCCGACCTGAAGGGTGTAAAGGTGGGCAACATCTTCTACGGCGAGAAGGGCATCATGGTCATCCCCAGCTACAGCCAGGCGATTGTGTTCGACAACGACGGCAACAAGGTAACTGAGTTCAACGCGGGCGGCGACCACATGCGCAACTTTCTCGACGCCGTGCGTAGCCGAAAGCACACCGACCTGCACGCCGACATCGAGGAGGGACATCTCTCCAGCGCGTTGTGCCACCTGGGCAACGTCTCCTATCGGCTGGGTGAGCTGGTGCCGTTTGACGCCGAGAAGAAAGCTTTCGGGGATAACAAAGAGGCTTACGAGACCTTCGCCCGCTTCGAGGAGCACCTCGCGGCGAACAACATCGTGTTGCGGGAAACAAAATATCGTTTGGGGCGCGAACTGCGGATAGATACCGAACACGAAACCTGCGGGCGTGATTCGCGGGCGAACCGACTGCTCACCCGCGAGTACCGGAAGCCCTACGTCGTGCCCGAGAAGGTGTAA
- a CDS encoding polysaccharide deacetylase: protein MVPILMYHNVGERERHLNVSPQALARQCRLLHTLGFHAITLRELAEHLSAHHLPRRTVVFTFDDALLGVYEHALPVLQACGWSATVFAISGRLAQEADWAPRHRHRTMSHQQLVELHAQGWEVGAHTLTHPYLTRLPPEDARREIMQCKEDLQQIIGAEVLSFCYPYGDFNEQVVQMVQEAGYQVACTVRKGLVCLHDDLLTLPRVPIAYSDGATGLLYRLWRAWRRTPCRASLVRERL from the coding sequence ATGGTACCCATCCTGATGTATCATAACGTGGGCGAGAGGGAACGCCACCTCAACGTTTCTCCGCAGGCTCTAGCAAGGCAATGTCGTCTGCTGCACACACTGGGGTTTCACGCTATCACCCTTCGTGAACTGGCAGAACATCTGTCAGCACACCACCTTCCCCGACGCACGGTGGTATTCACCTTCGACGACGCCCTGCTCGGCGTGTATGAACATGCACTGCCTGTGCTGCAAGCCTGTGGGTGGTCGGCTACCGTGTTTGCCATCAGCGGTCGGCTGGCACAGGAAGCGGATTGGGCGCCGCGTCACCGCCACCGCACGATGAGCCACCAGCAGCTTGTCGAACTACACGCGCAGGGCTGGGAAGTAGGGGCGCATACTCTTACCCACCCCTACCTCACTCGCCTGCCTCCAGAGGACGCTCGCAGGGAGATTATGCAATGCAAGGAAGACCTGCAGCAGATCATCGGTGCGGAAGTGCTCAGCTTCTGTTACCCTTACGGCGATTTCAACGAGCAGGTTGTGCAAATGGTTCAGGAAGCGGGTTACCAGGTCGCTTGCACAGTGCGTAAGGGGTTGGTTTGTTTGCACGATGACCTGCTTACCCTCCCCCGCGTACCGATTGCCTACAGCGACGGCGCAACAGGGTTACTGTATCGGCTGTGGCGGGCGTGGAGGCGTACCCCATGTCGAGCTTCGCTTGTGAGGGAACGGCTTTAG
- the msmR gene encoding LacI family transcriptional regulator codes for MLTKRATIKDIAARVGVSATVVSQVLRGVQGTMVSAATRQRILDTARELGYRPNRQAQALVGGKTQTVAIWKHGLHSPFHAWVMHQCAQCAYADGYEVIIRDFASVREEAVWVHLSDVDGVLAHECTEHLRLLLQQYPQRRLPVVSMGVFYVTECDHVGIDLYPAAREAVQHLVDNGCRRIAYVAHDPNQSSGEPRYEAYRSVLQEADIPLEYIALRDVPRAEVRRLLREYFQQHGTPDGIFCHNDDMAITCLRALYDIGVRVPEDAALVGCDGIHETQYTYPEISTIVQPVEEMCQQAWRLFRQRLEQPGKEIEGVVLPARFVARGSSSRS; via the coding sequence ATGCTCACGAAAAGGGCAACCATTAAAGACATAGCGGCGCGAGTAGGCGTCTCAGCGACGGTGGTGTCGCAGGTGCTGCGCGGGGTGCAGGGGACTATGGTCTCAGCAGCCACGCGCCAGCGCATCCTGGATACTGCCCGCGAACTCGGTTATCGCCCGAATCGGCAAGCGCAGGCATTAGTCGGCGGTAAGACGCAGACGGTGGCTATCTGGAAGCACGGCTTGCACTCGCCCTTCCACGCATGGGTGATGCACCAGTGCGCCCAGTGCGCGTATGCGGACGGCTACGAGGTCATCATCCGGGACTTCGCCTCCGTGCGCGAGGAGGCGGTATGGGTGCATCTCAGCGATGTGGACGGTGTATTAGCCCACGAGTGTACAGAACACCTCAGGCTGTTGTTACAGCAGTATCCACAAAGGCGTTTACCGGTAGTGAGTATGGGGGTGTTCTACGTGACAGAATGCGACCATGTAGGCATCGACCTGTATCCGGCTGCGCGGGAAGCGGTGCAGCATCTCGTGGACAACGGTTGCCGGCGCATCGCATATGTGGCGCACGACCCCAATCAATCCTCCGGAGAGCCGCGCTACGAGGCGTACCGGTCGGTGCTGCAGGAGGCAGACATTCCGCTAGAGTACATCGCCCTGCGCGACGTTCCCCGCGCCGAGGTGCGTCGCCTGTTGAGAGAGTACTTTCAACAGCATGGAACACCCGACGGTATTTTCTGCCACAACGACGATATGGCGATAACCTGCCTGCGCGCACTATACGATATAGGGGTGCGTGTGCCAGAGGATGCTGCGCTGGTGGGCTGCGACGGCATTCACGAAACGCAATATACGTACCCGGAAATCAGCACCATCGTGCAGCCGGTAGAAGAGATGTGTCAACAGGCATGGAGGCTGTTCAGGCAGCGGCTGGAGCAGCCGGGTAAGGAGATTGAAGGAGTGGTATTACCCGCCCGGTTCGTGGCTCGTGGTTCTTCATCGCGCTCTTGA
- a CDS encoding 2-hydroxy-3-oxopropionate reductase: MGIMGGAIAERLLVTGHEVVVYNRTREKAQPLLEKGARWADSPAEVARQSEVVISIVTDPAAVEQIAFGEKGILHALSPQSVHCDMSTVSVAWTRHIANTYRQVGKRFVQAPVLGGRKQILEGTLLVFGGGAEEDVQHCEPVWRAFSDKIWHFPTAEQATTTKLACNMLIAHMMVGLGQSLLFAAKGDVSPATLIDILSKSNLGAPMYSTKGKALLERNFQANFFVRHLLKDLSLAEDAARETNTMLPLNALTRELFVAAMQQGYADEDYSAVVKVMEGLAGIRLGS; this comes from the coding sequence TTGGGCATCATGGGTGGGGCGATAGCCGAACGGTTGCTCGTCACTGGGCACGAGGTGGTGGTGTACAACCGTACGCGCGAGAAGGCGCAGCCTCTTCTGGAAAAAGGCGCCCGGTGGGCGGATTCGCCCGCCGAAGTGGCTCGCCAGAGCGAGGTGGTTATCTCTATCGTCACCGACCCGGCGGCGGTGGAGCAGATTGCCTTCGGTGAGAAGGGCATCCTGCACGCACTCTCCCCGCAGAGCGTGCATTGCGACATGAGCACGGTGTCTGTGGCGTGGACTCGCCACATCGCGAACACCTACCGGCAGGTGGGCAAGCGGTTCGTGCAGGCGCCGGTGCTGGGCGGTAGAAAGCAGATCCTGGAGGGCACGCTGCTGGTGTTCGGTGGGGGCGCGGAAGAGGACGTTCAACACTGCGAACCTGTATGGCGAGCCTTCTCGGATAAAATATGGCATTTCCCCACCGCCGAGCAGGCGACCACCACCAAGCTAGCGTGCAACATGCTCATCGCGCACATGATGGTGGGACTGGGGCAGTCTCTGCTTTTTGCTGCCAAAGGAGACGTGTCGCCCGCCACGCTCATCGACATTCTATCCAAATCCAACCTCGGCGCGCCGATGTACTCCACCAAGGGCAAGGCGTTGCTGGAGCGTAACTTTCAGGCGAATTTCTTCGTGCGCCACTTGCTCAAAGACCTCTCTCTGGCGGAGGATGCCGCCCGCGAGACGAACACCATGCTGCCGTTGAACGCGCTCACGCGCGAGCTGTTCGTCGCCGCGATGCAGCAGGGCTACGCCGATGAGGACTACTCGGCGGTGGTGAAGGTGATGGAGGGGCTGGCGGGGATTCGGCTGGGCAGCTGA
- a CDS encoding phosphopantothenoylcysteine decarboxylase, translating to MSVFEGKHILLGVTGSIAAYKAADIASKLTQAGAEVDVVLTERARRFITEVTFRAITRRPVLIDLFDEPEERQIAHIHLAKRADVLLIAPATANILAKLAVGIADDLLSTLALATQAKIVIAPAMNTVMWQHPATQHNVRVLEERGVTFVYPTEGMLACGDMGAGKLADTPAILAAVEAVLNPPLRGVHILVTAGPTEEPIDAVRHLSNPSSGKMGYAIAEEAIRQGAEVTLVTGPTLLEPPAGAKVVRVRTAQQMLDACLQVYDEVDVVIATAAVSDYRPAEVWQGKRKKGEEEWTICLVPNPDILRILGEHKGKHILVGFAAETQELLENALAKLREKNLDLIVANDVSQEGSGFRTDTNRVTLLWADGRQEPLPLMTKREVAHRLLEVIREQLLPGG from the coding sequence ATGTCTGTCTTTGAAGGAAAGCATATCCTGCTGGGCGTCACGGGCAGTATCGCAGCATACAAAGCGGCGGATATCGCTTCCAAGCTCACGCAGGCAGGAGCAGAGGTGGACGTGGTGCTCACAGAGCGTGCTCGCCGCTTCATCACGGAAGTAACCTTCCGTGCCATTACCCGCCGCCCGGTGTTGATTGACCTCTTCGATGAACCCGAGGAGCGGCAAATCGCGCATATCCATCTGGCGAAGCGGGCGGATGTGCTTCTGATAGCCCCTGCTACCGCCAACATTCTGGCGAAGCTGGCAGTGGGTATCGCCGACGATTTGCTGAGCACCCTCGCGCTGGCAACGCAGGCGAAAATAGTGATTGCCCCCGCGATGAACACCGTCATGTGGCAGCATCCCGCCACACAACACAACGTGAGGGTTTTGGAAGAGAGGGGTGTCACCTTTGTATACCCCACCGAGGGGATGCTTGCCTGTGGAGACATGGGAGCGGGCAAATTAGCAGATACCCCCGCCATCCTCGCGGCGGTAGAGGCGGTGCTGAACCCTCCCCTGCGCGGCGTGCACATTCTGGTCACTGCCGGACCGACGGAAGAACCGATAGATGCGGTGCGCCATCTCTCCAACCCCTCTTCGGGCAAAATGGGCTATGCGATTGCCGAAGAGGCAATCCGGCAAGGAGCAGAAGTGACGCTAGTCACCGGACCTACCTTGCTGGAGCCTCCCGCCGGCGCGAAAGTGGTGCGCGTGCGCACCGCACAGCAGATGCTGGATGCTTGCCTGCAAGTATATGACGAAGTGGATGTCGTCATCGCCACCGCCGCCGTCAGCGACTACCGCCCCGCCGAAGTGTGGCAGGGCAAGCGCAAGAAAGGCGAGGAGGAATGGACGATTTGCCTGGTGCCCAACCCGGACATCCTGCGCATCCTGGGCGAGCATAAAGGCAAGCACATCCTGGTGGGCTTTGCAGCGGAAACGCAGGAGCTGCTGGAGAATGCACTGGCGAAACTGCGTGAGAAGAACCTGGACCTGATCGTAGCGAACGACGTTTCGCAAGAAGGCTCCGGCTTTCGCACCGACACCAATCGGGTGACCCTCTTGTGGGCAGATGGCAGGCAAGAACCACTGCCCCTCATGACCAAGCGTGAGGTGGCACATCGCCTGCTGGAGGTGATCAGGGAACAATTGCTTCCGGGCGGATAG